The following are encoded together in the Streptomyces sp. NBC_01465 genome:
- a CDS encoding MFS transporter: MTSQTTVEKALQDDAAVPPAKGLRGHPWLTLISVAIGVMMVALDGTIVAIANPVIQSDLHATFAQVQWITNGYFLALAVTLITAGKLGDRFGHRQTFLIGVTGFAAASGAIGFSNSVTLVVTFRVLQGLFGALLMPAALGLLRATFPAEKLNMAIGIWGMVIGASTAGGPILGGYLVQNHGWASVFFINVPVGVIALVIGIVILRDHRAENAPKSFDILGIALLSAAMFCLVWALIKAPAWGWGDAKVWIFLGVSVAAFLLFGFWETKVKEPLIPLTLFRSVPLTAGTILMVLMAIAFMGGLFFVTFYLQNVHGMTPVKAGLHLLPLTGMMIVGSPLAGAMITKVGPRIPLAGGMALTAVAMYGMSTLATDTSSTLMSVWFAMLGLGLAPVMVGATEVIVGNAPMELSGVAGGLQQAAMQIGGSLGTAVLGAVMASKVDSDLAGNWANAGLPPLKGDQLDQASQAVQVGMGPVPPGTPAALADKINAVAHDTFISGMGLACLVACGVAAVAVFVALLTKRGANAEAGAGAAHI, translated from the coding sequence ATGACTAGTCAGACCACTGTCGAAAAGGCTCTGCAGGACGACGCTGCGGTGCCACCGGCCAAGGGGCTCCGCGGCCACCCCTGGCTGACCCTGATATCCGTCGCCATCGGCGTGATGATGGTCGCGCTCGACGGCACGATCGTCGCGATCGCCAACCCCGTCATCCAGAGCGACCTGCACGCCACGTTCGCCCAGGTGCAGTGGATCACCAACGGCTACTTCCTGGCCCTCGCCGTCACCCTTATTACGGCGGGCAAGCTCGGTGACCGTTTCGGCCACCGGCAGACCTTCCTCATCGGCGTGACCGGCTTCGCCGCCGCCTCGGGGGCCATCGGCTTCTCCAACAGCGTCACCCTGGTCGTCACCTTCCGCGTGCTCCAGGGCCTGTTCGGCGCCCTGTTGATGCCCGCCGCGCTCGGACTGCTGCGCGCGACCTTCCCCGCCGAGAAGCTGAACATGGCCATCGGCATCTGGGGCATGGTCATCGGCGCCTCCACCGCCGGCGGCCCGATCCTCGGCGGATACCTGGTCCAGAACCACGGCTGGGCCTCCGTCTTCTTCATCAATGTGCCGGTCGGTGTGATCGCGCTCGTCATCGGCATCGTGATCCTCCGGGACCACCGCGCCGAGAACGCCCCCAAGTCCTTCGACATCCTGGGCATCGCGCTGCTCTCGGCCGCCATGTTCTGCCTGGTCTGGGCGCTCATCAAGGCGCCGGCCTGGGGCTGGGGCGACGCCAAGGTCTGGATCTTCCTGGGCGTCTCCGTGGCGGCCTTCCTGCTCTTCGGCTTCTGGGAGACGAAGGTCAAGGAACCGCTCATCCCGCTGACGCTGTTCCGTTCCGTACCGCTCACCGCGGGCACGATCCTGATGGTGCTGATGGCCATCGCCTTCATGGGCGGGCTCTTCTTCGTCACCTTCTATCTGCAGAACGTGCACGGCATGACCCCGGTCAAGGCGGGTCTGCACCTCCTCCCGCTCACCGGCATGATGATCGTCGGCTCCCCACTGGCGGGCGCGATGATCACCAAGGTCGGACCGCGGATCCCGCTCGCGGGCGGCATGGCGCTCACGGCCGTCGCGATGTACGGAATGTCCACGCTGGCCACCGACACCAGCAGCACGCTCATGTCGGTCTGGTTCGCGATGCTCGGCCTCGGTCTCGCACCGGTCATGGTCGGCGCCACCGAAGTCATCGTCGGCAACGCCCCGATGGAGCTCTCCGGGGTGGCGGGCGGACTCCAGCAGGCCGCGATGCAGATCGGCGGATCCCTCGGTACGGCCGTGCTCGGCGCGGTCATGGCCTCCAAGGTCGACAGCGACCTCGCGGGCAACTGGGCGAACGCGGGCCTGCCGCCGCTCAAGGGCGACCAGCTCGACCAGGCCTCCCAGGCCGTCCAGGTCGGCATGGGCCCGGTGCCGCCGGGCACCCCGGCCGCGCTGGCCGACAAGATCAACGCGGTGGCCCACGACACCTTCATCTCGGGCATGGGCCTGGCCTGCCTCGTCGCCTGCGGCGTCGCGGCGGTCGCGGTCTTCGTCGCGCTGCTGACCAAGCGCGGTGCGAACGCCGAGGCGGGTGCGGGCGCGGCCCACATCTGA
- a CDS encoding peroxiredoxin: MAIEVGTKAPEFELKDNHGRTVKLADFRGEKNVVLLFYPFAFTGVCTGELCALRDELPQFVNDDVQLLAVSNDSIHTLRVFAEQEGLEYPLVSDFWPHGEVSRAYGVFDEDKGCAVRGTFIIDKEGVVRWSVVNALPDARDLNEYVKALEVL; encoded by the coding sequence ATGGCGATCGAGGTCGGCACCAAAGCCCCGGAATTCGAGCTGAAGGACAACCACGGCCGGACCGTGAAGCTCGCCGACTTCCGGGGCGAGAAGAACGTGGTGCTGCTCTTCTACCCCTTCGCTTTCACCGGCGTGTGCACGGGCGAGCTGTGCGCGCTCCGTGACGAGCTGCCGCAGTTCGTCAACGACGACGTGCAGCTCCTCGCCGTCTCCAACGACTCCATCCACACCCTGCGGGTCTTCGCCGAGCAGGAGGGGCTCGAATACCCCCTCGTGTCGGACTTCTGGCCGCACGGCGAGGTCAGCCGCGCGTACGGCGTCTTCGACGAGGACAAGGGGTGCGCGGTGCGCGGCACCTTCATCATCGACAAGGAGGGCGTCGTCCGCTGGAGCGTCGTCAACGCTCTGCCGGACGCGCGTGACCTGAACGAGTACGTCAAGGCACTCGAGGTCCTTTGA
- a CDS encoding TerD family protein: protein MGVSLSKGGNVSLTKAAPNLTAVIVGLGWDARTTTGGDFDLDASALLTNEAGKVANDSNFVFFNNLKSPDGSVEHTGDNLTGEGEGDDEVIKVNLAGVPADVAKIVFPVSIYEAESRQQSFGQVRNAYIRVVNQADNTELARYDLSEDASTETAMVFGELYRNGAEWKFRAIGQGYASGLRGIAQDFGVNV from the coding sequence GTGGGAGTCAGCCTCAGCAAGGGCGGCAACGTCTCGCTGACCAAGGCCGCGCCCAACCTGACCGCGGTCATCGTCGGTCTCGGATGGGACGCGCGCACCACCACCGGAGGCGACTTCGACCTCGACGCCAGCGCACTGCTGACGAACGAAGCGGGCAAGGTCGCCAACGACTCGAACTTCGTCTTCTTCAACAACCTCAAGAGCCCCGACGGCTCCGTCGAGCACACCGGTGACAACCTCACCGGTGAGGGCGAGGGCGACGACGAGGTCATCAAGGTGAACCTCGCCGGGGTCCCCGCCGACGTCGCCAAGATCGTCTTCCCGGTCTCGATCTACGAGGCCGAGAGCCGCCAGCAGAGCTTCGGCCAGGTCCGCAACGCGTACATCCGCGTCGTGAACCAGGCCGACAACACCGAGCTGGCGCGGTACGACCTCAGCGAGGACGCCTCGACGGAGACCGCGATGGTCTTCGGCGAGCTGTACCGCAACGGCGCGGAGTGGAAGTTCCGTGCCATCGGACAGGGGTATGCCTCGGGCCTGCGCGGGATCGCCCAGGACTTCGGCGTCAACGTCTAG
- a CDS encoding alpha/beta hydrolase yields the protein MTSFDSSPTLTAWRALLALAVVFVMLATTGWTAVRQHKSDGQPRLAALAAWSRGSIDGLDLPDPDARPQRLAHFFASLTATERTRLADRYPLVVGNLNGAPVTLRYQANRVALNQAVTVEERRVHDPELSPDGRKDASNRMNRFGALASRDRQILAFDPAGSGRVAEVYGDLDQAQRVSIVVPGVDTTALTFEKSWRPYSAPVGMAKSLYAAEQSASPTTRTAVIAWADYTAPVGIGVDAAIGRLAEDGAVRLNGLVTALPGSTPVELFCHSYGSVLCGVAARELPSRVSDVAVAGSPGMRAEKVSELDTNATVWAMRDRDDWIQDVPHLDVGGLGHGQDPVDPAFGARVMSAKGAIGHTGYFTPGTASLSNFAAIGVGSYQEVSCADGRSACNS from the coding sequence GTGACTTCCTTCGACTCCTCCCCCACCCTCACCGCCTGGCGCGCACTGCTCGCGCTCGCGGTGGTGTTCGTGATGCTGGCGACCACCGGCTGGACCGCCGTGCGCCAGCACAAGAGCGATGGCCAGCCACGTCTGGCAGCTCTTGCCGCATGGAGCCGGGGCTCCATCGACGGTCTCGACCTGCCCGACCCGGACGCCCGGCCGCAGCGGCTCGCGCATTTCTTCGCGTCGCTGACCGCCACCGAGCGGACCCGTCTCGCCGACCGCTATCCGCTGGTCGTGGGAAATCTGAACGGCGCTCCGGTGACGCTGCGTTATCAGGCCAACCGCGTCGCGCTGAACCAGGCGGTCACGGTCGAGGAACGCCGCGTCCACGACCCGGAGCTCTCGCCCGACGGTCGCAAGGACGCCTCGAACCGGATGAACCGCTTCGGCGCCCTCGCCTCCCGCGACCGCCAGATCCTCGCCTTCGACCCCGCGGGCAGCGGCCGGGTCGCCGAGGTCTACGGCGATCTGGACCAGGCGCAGCGCGTCTCGATCGTCGTCCCCGGCGTCGACACCACGGCACTCACCTTCGAGAAGAGCTGGCGCCCCTACTCCGCGCCGGTCGGCATGGCCAAGTCGCTCTACGCGGCCGAGCAGTCGGCCTCCCCGACGACCCGCACCGCCGTCATCGCCTGGGCCGACTACACCGCGCCCGTCGGCATCGGCGTCGACGCGGCCATCGGGCGGCTCGCCGAGGACGGCGCGGTCCGTCTCAACGGCCTCGTGACCGCCCTGCCGGGATCCACCCCGGTCGAGCTCTTCTGCCACAGCTACGGATCCGTGCTCTGCGGAGTCGCCGCACGCGAGCTCCCCTCCCGGGTGAGCGATGTGGCCGTGGCGGGCAGCCCCGGCATGCGCGCCGAGAAGGTGTCGGAGTTGGACACCAACGCCACGGTGTGGGCGATGCGCGACCGTGACGACTGGATCCAGGACGTCCCCCACCTGGACGTCGGCGGGCTCGGACATGGCCAGGATCCGGTGGATCCGGCCTTCGGGGCGCGCGTGATGTCGGCCAAGGGCGCGATCGGGCACACCGGATATTTCACGCCCGGAACGGCCAGCCTCAGCAACTTCGCCGCCATCGGGGTCGGTTCGTACCAGGAAGTGAGCTGTGCGGACGGTCGGAGTGCCTGCAATTCATAG
- a CDS encoding peptidase inhibitor family I36 protein has product MRTTVIAAAALAATVLAPCAPGQLCLWGKPDFKGGRQTYELATTDIDSCIPLPPGTTVQGLANRMGRPVTTYQSAECAETGEFQTYPGDGTWVPQSPYLVRAFKVWER; this is encoded by the coding sequence ATGCGTACGACCGTCATCGCCGCGGCCGCCCTGGCCGCCACTGTCCTGGCTCCTTGCGCACCCGGCCAGCTCTGCCTCTGGGGCAAGCCCGACTTCAAGGGCGGCCGCCAGACGTACGAGCTCGCCACGACCGACATCGACAGCTGTATCCCGCTCCCGCCGGGCACCACGGTCCAGGGCCTGGCCAACCGCATGGGCCGGCCCGTCACGACCTATCAGTCGGCGGAGTGCGCGGAGACGGGCGAGTTCCAGACGTACCCGGGCGACGGCACCTGGGTCCCCCAATCTCCGTACCTCGTCCGGGCCTTCAAGGTCTGGGAGCGCTGA
- the aceE gene encoding pyruvate dehydrogenase (acetyl-transferring), homodimeric type: MASGSDRNPIIIGGLPSQVPDFDPEETQEWLDSLDAAVDERGRERARYLMLRLIERAREKRVAVPEMRSTDYVNTIATKDEPFFPGNEEIERKVLNATRWNAAVMVSRAQRPGIGVGGHIATFASSASLYDVGFNHFFRGKDEGDGGDQIFFQGHASPGIYARAFLLDRLSEQQLDAFRQEKSKAPYGLSSYPHPRLMPDFWEFPTVSMGLGPLGAIYQARMNRYMEARGIADTSKSHVWAYLGDGEMDEPESLGQLSIAAREGLDNLTFVVNCNLQRLDGPVRGNGKIIQELESQFRGAGWNVIKLVWDRSWDPLLAQDRDGILVNKLNTTPDGQFQTYATETGSYIREHFFGDDHRLRGMVENMTDEQILHLGRGGHDHKKVYAAYAAAKAHKGQPTVILAQTVKGWTLGPNFEGRNATHQMKKLTTEDLKRFRDRLHIPITDQQLDEGYPPYYHPGRDSEEIQYMHDRRNSLGGYVPTRVVRSKPLALPDDKAYATAKKGSGQQSIATTMAFVRVLKDLMRDKEIGRRFVLIAPDEYRTFGMDAFFPSAKIYNPLGQQYEAVDRELLLAYKESPTGQMLHDGISEAGCTASLIAAGSAYATHGEPLIPVYVFYSMFGFQRTGDQFWQMADQLARGFVLGATAGRTTLTGEGLQHADGHSQLLASTNPGCVAYDPAFGYEIAHIVKDGLRRMYGPDSEDVFYYLTVYNEPIQHPAEPADVDVDGILKGIYRFKSGEQGAISAQIMASGVAVPWAVEAQRILAEEWNVKADVWSATSWNELRREAVEVERHNLLHPEEEQRVPYVTQKLAGAEGPFVAVSDWMRSVPDQISRWVPGTYQSLGADGFGFADTRGAARRFFHIDAQSVVLAVLTELAKEGKVDRSLLKQAVDRYQLLDVASADPGAAGGDA; this comes from the coding sequence GTGGCTTCCGGATCCGATCGCAACCCGATCATCATTGGCGGCCTTCCCAGCCAGGTCCCGGACTTCGATCCAGAAGAGACCCAGGAATGGCTGGACTCCCTCGACGCCGCCGTCGACGAGCGGGGCCGTGAGCGTGCCCGCTATCTGATGCTCCGCCTGATCGAGCGCGCCCGTGAGAAGCGCGTGGCCGTGCCCGAGATGCGCAGCACGGACTACGTGAACACGATCGCCACCAAGGACGAGCCGTTCTTCCCCGGCAACGAGGAGATCGAGCGCAAGGTCCTCAACGCGACCCGCTGGAACGCGGCCGTCATGGTCTCGCGCGCCCAGCGCCCCGGCATCGGGGTCGGCGGCCACATCGCCACCTTCGCGTCCTCCGCCTCGCTCTACGACGTGGGCTTCAACCACTTCTTCCGCGGCAAGGACGAGGGCGACGGCGGCGACCAGATCTTCTTCCAGGGCCACGCGTCGCCGGGCATCTACGCCCGCGCGTTCCTGCTCGACCGCCTCAGCGAGCAGCAGTTGGACGCGTTCCGCCAGGAGAAGTCCAAGGCGCCGTACGGGCTCTCCTCGTACCCGCACCCGCGCCTCATGCCGGACTTCTGGGAGTTCCCGACCGTCTCGATGGGCCTCGGCCCGCTCGGTGCGATCTACCAGGCGCGGATGAACCGCTACATGGAGGCGCGCGGCATCGCCGACACCTCCAAGTCGCACGTCTGGGCCTACCTCGGCGACGGCGAGATGGACGAGCCGGAGTCGCTCGGCCAGCTCTCCATCGCCGCTCGAGAGGGCCTCGACAACCTCACCTTCGTCGTCAACTGCAACCTGCAGCGCCTCGACGGCCCTGTCCGCGGCAACGGCAAGATCATCCAGGAGCTGGAGTCGCAGTTCCGCGGCGCCGGCTGGAACGTCATCAAGCTGGTCTGGGACCGGAGCTGGGACCCGCTGCTCGCGCAGGACCGCGACGGCATCCTGGTCAACAAGCTCAACACGACCCCGGACGGCCAGTTCCAGACGTACGCGACCGAGACCGGCTCGTACATCCGCGAGCACTTCTTCGGCGACGACCACCGGCTGCGCGGCATGGTCGAGAACATGACCGACGAGCAGATCCTGCACCTGGGGCGCGGCGGTCACGACCACAAGAAGGTCTACGCGGCGTACGCGGCGGCCAAGGCGCACAAGGGCCAGCCGACCGTGATCCTCGCCCAGACCGTCAAGGGCTGGACGCTGGGGCCGAACTTCGAGGGCCGCAACGCGACCCACCAGATGAAGAAGCTCACCACCGAGGACCTCAAGCGCTTCCGCGACCGGCTGCACATCCCGATCACGGACCAGCAGCTGGACGAGGGCTACCCGCCGTACTACCACCCGGGTCGCGACTCCGAAGAGATCCAGTACATGCACGACCGGCGCAACTCGCTGGGCGGGTACGTGCCGACGCGTGTCGTCCGCTCCAAGCCGCTCGCGCTGCCCGACGACAAGGCATACGCGACCGCGAAGAAGGGGTCGGGACAGCAGTCGATCGCCACGACCATGGCGTTCGTCCGTGTGCTGAAGGACCTCATGCGGGACAAGGAGATCGGCCGCCGGTTCGTGCTGATCGCGCCCGACGAGTACCGCACCTTCGGCATGGACGCGTTCTTCCCGAGCGCGAAGATCTACAACCCGCTGGGTCAGCAGTACGAGGCCGTCGACCGTGAACTGCTCCTCGCCTACAAGGAGTCGCCGACCGGTCAGATGCTGCACGACGGCATCTCCGAGGCGGGCTGCACGGCTTCGCTGATCGCGGCCGGGTCCGCGTACGCGACGCACGGCGAGCCGCTGATCCCGGTCTACGTCTTCTACTCGATGTTCGGTTTCCAGCGCACCGGTGACCAGTTCTGGCAGATGGCCGACCAGTTGGCGCGCGGTTTTGTGCTGGGTGCGACCGCCGGTCGTACGACTCTGACCGGTGAGGGTCTGCAGCACGCCGACGGGCACTCGCAGCTGCTCGCCTCGACCAACCCGGGCTGTGTCGCCTACGACCCGGCCTTCGGGTACGAGATCGCGCACATCGTCAAGGACGGTCTGCGCCGGATGTACGGCCCCGACAGCGAAGACGTCTTCTACTACCTCACCGTCTACAACGAGCCGATCCAGCACCCGGCCGAGCCGGCGGACGTCGACGTGGACGGCATCCTCAAGGGCATCTACCGCTTCAAGTCCGGTGAGCAGGGCGCGATTTCGGCCCAGATCATGGCGTCGGGCGTCGCGGTGCCGTGGGCCGTCGAGGCCCAGCGGATCCTCGCCGAGGAGTGGAACGTCAAGGCCGACGTCTGGTCCGCGACCTCCTGGAACGAGCTGCGGCGCGAGGCCGTCGAGGTCGAGCGGCACAACCTGCTCCACCCGGAGGAGGAGCAGCGCGTCCCGTACGTCACGCAGAAGCTGGCCGGCGCGGAGGGCCCGTTCGTGGCCGTCTCCGACTGGATGCGGTCCGTGCCGGACCAGATCTCGCGCTGGGTGCCGGGGACCTACCAGTCGCTGGGCGCCGACGGTTTCGGCTTCGCCGACACCCGGGGAGCGGCCCGCCGCTTCTTCCACATCGACGCCCAGTCGGTGGTCCTGGCGGTGCTCACCGAGCTCGCCAAGGAGGGCAAGGTCGACCGCTCGCTGCTGAAGCAGGCCGTGGACCGCTACCAGCTCCTGGACGTGGCCTCGGCCGACCCGGGGGCCGCGGGCGGCGACGCGTAG
- a CDS encoding potassium channel family protein, whose protein sequence is MKQQPAQMRWERHTQWPLLALAVAFALAYSVPIVAPDADSWVRTLCSVTEWVVWASFAVDYLVRLALTPDRAFFVRTHWLDLIAVLLPLAQPLRLLRLVSTLTLVGRRARMAPQIQLTTYVGGAVVGLLMFGSLAVLQAERGAPRGNIKTLGDALWWSFTTMTTVGYGDHAPTTGLGRIIAVGLMLSGIALLGVVTANIAAWFISRFNKDDEQERRQTAAIEALTAEVVSLRAEVRQLSAAALPSQTDTAADQPVR, encoded by the coding sequence ATGAAGCAGCAACCAGCACAGATGCGGTGGGAGCGGCACACCCAGTGGCCACTGCTCGCGCTGGCCGTGGCTTTCGCCCTCGCGTACTCGGTCCCGATCGTCGCGCCCGACGCCGACTCCTGGGTCCGCACGCTCTGTTCGGTCACCGAATGGGTGGTGTGGGCGTCCTTCGCGGTCGACTATCTGGTGCGGCTCGCGCTCACCCCGGACCGGGCGTTCTTCGTACGCACCCACTGGCTGGACCTGATCGCGGTCCTGCTCCCGCTCGCCCAGCCGCTCCGGCTGCTGCGGCTGGTCTCGACGCTGACCCTGGTGGGGCGGCGGGCCAGGATGGCCCCGCAGATACAGCTCACGACGTATGTCGGGGGCGCGGTGGTGGGGCTGCTGATGTTCGGTTCGCTCGCCGTGCTGCAGGCCGAACGGGGCGCCCCGCGCGGGAACATCAAGACGCTGGGCGACGCGCTGTGGTGGTCCTTCACGACGATGACGACGGTCGGTTACGGGGACCACGCGCCCACCACCGGCCTCGGCCGCATCATCGCGGTCGGGCTGATGCTCTCGGGGATAGCGCTGCTGGGTGTGGTGACCGCGAACATCGCCGCCTGGTTCATCTCACGCTTCAACAAGGACGACGAGCAGGAGCGCCGCCAGACGGCCGCGATCGAGGCACTGACGGCGGAGGTCGTCTCGCTGCGGGCCGAGGTCCGGCAGCTGTCGGCGGCGGCACTGCCCTCGCAGACAGACACCGCCGCCGATCAACCGGTGCGCTAG
- a CDS encoding TerD family protein, producing the protein MGVTLAKGGNVSLSKAAPNLTQVLVGLGWDARSTTGADFDLDASALLCQSGRVLGDEWFIFYNQLTSPDGSVEHTGDNLTGEGEGDDESILVNLSEVPAHCDKIVFPVSIHDADNRGQTFGQVSNAFIRVVNQADGQELARYDLSEDASSETAMIFGELYRYGGEWKFRAVGQGYASGLRGIALDFGVNVS; encoded by the coding sequence ATGGGCGTCACGCTCGCCAAGGGAGGCAATGTCTCCCTCTCCAAGGCCGCACCCAACCTCACGCAAGTACTGGTCGGGCTCGGCTGGGACGCACGCTCCACCACCGGAGCCGACTTCGACCTCGACGCCAGCGCGCTGCTGTGCCAGTCGGGCCGGGTCCTCGGCGACGAGTGGTTCATCTTCTACAACCAACTCACCAGTCCTGACGGCTCGGTGGAGCACACGGGTGACAACCTCACCGGTGAGGGCGAGGGCGACGACGAGTCGATCCTGGTGAACCTCTCCGAGGTCCCCGCGCACTGCGACAAGATCGTCTTCCCGGTCTCGATCCATGACGCGGACAACCGGGGCCAGACCTTCGGCCAGGTCAGCAATGCGTTCATCCGCGTCGTGAACCAGGCGGACGGCCAGGAACTCGCCCGGTACGACTTGAGCGAGGACGCCTCGTCGGAGACCGCGATGATCTTCGGTGAGCTCTACCGTTACGGCGGCGAATGGAAGTTCCGTGCCGTGGGGCAGGGGTACGCGTCCGGACTCCGGGGCATCGCTCTAGACTTCGGGGTCAACGTTTCGTAA
- a CDS encoding DUF475 domain-containing protein — MILKTFGWSFAITAIGLALGVLYDGWTAFGVVAILAVLEVSLSFDNAVINAGILKKMNAFWQRIFLTVGVLIAVFGMRLVFPVVIVAISAKLGPIEAVRLALNDKDRYQQLVTDAHPSIAAFGGMFLLMIFLDFIFEDRDIKWLSWLERPLAKLGKVDMLSVCIAMIVLLVSAFTVATHAHQHGGVHVDKASTVLISGLSGLITYLIVGGLSGFFENRLEEEEEREHEAQEAAEKSGSAVPAVLMAGKAAFFMFLYLEVLDASFSFDGVIGAFAITNDIVLMALGLGIGAMYVRSLTVYLVRQGTLDDYVYLEHGAHYAIGALAVILLVTIQYEINEVITGLVGVVLIAWSFWSSVRRNKRIAAEGGGDFSEQQEVSSGV, encoded by the coding sequence GTGATTCTGAAAACCTTCGGCTGGTCGTTCGCGATCACCGCGATCGGCCTGGCCTTGGGGGTGCTCTACGACGGCTGGACGGCGTTCGGCGTCGTCGCCATCCTGGCGGTCCTCGAGGTCTCGCTGTCGTTCGACAACGCGGTGATCAACGCCGGAATCCTGAAGAAGATGAATGCCTTCTGGCAGCGCATCTTCCTCACGGTCGGCGTGCTGATCGCCGTCTTCGGCATGCGGCTGGTGTTCCCCGTCGTCATCGTCGCCATCAGTGCCAAGCTCGGCCCCATCGAGGCGGTCAGGCTCGCGCTGAACGACAAGGACCGGTACCAGCAGCTGGTCACCGACGCGCACCCGTCCATCGCGGCCTTCGGCGGCATGTTCCTGCTGATGATCTTCCTCGACTTCATCTTCGAGGACCGGGACATCAAGTGGCTCTCCTGGCTGGAGCGCCCGCTCGCCAAGCTCGGCAAGGTCGACATGCTGTCGGTCTGCATCGCGATGATCGTGCTGCTCGTCTCCGCGTTCACGGTCGCCACCCACGCCCACCAGCACGGCGGCGTCCATGTGGACAAGGCATCAACGGTGCTGATCTCCGGACTCTCCGGTCTGATCACGTACCTCATCGTCGGCGGTCTCTCAGGCTTCTTCGAGAACCGTCTCGAGGAAGAGGAGGAGCGCGAGCACGAGGCCCAGGAAGCGGCCGAGAAGAGCGGCAGCGCCGTCCCTGCTGTCCTCATGGCCGGCAAGGCCGCGTTCTTCATGTTCCTCTACCTCGAGGTCCTCGACGCGTCCTTCTCCTTCGACGGGGTCATCGGCGCCTTCGCCATCACCAACGACATCGTGCTGATGGCGCTCGGCCTGGGCATCGGCGCCATGTACGTACGTTCGCTGACGGTCTACCTGGTCCGCCAGGGCACCCTCGACGACTACGTCTACCTGGAGCACGGCGCGCACTACGCGATCGGCGCGCTCGCCGTGATCCTGCTCGTCACCATCCAGTACGAGATCAACGAGGTCATCACCGGCCTCGTCGGCGTCGTCCTGATCGCCTGGTCGTTCTGGTCGTCGGTGCGCCGCAACAAGCGCATCGCCGCGGAGGGCGGCGGGGATTTTAGCGAACAGCAAGAAGTCTCGTCCGGGGTGTGA
- a CDS encoding DUF3052 domain-containing protein: MSATADHAEERTNPASRLGFEPGQVVQEIGYDDDVEQELREGIEAITGQDLVDEEYDDVADVVVLWFRDEDGDLTDALVDAIGLIEEGGAVWLMTPKTGRDGYVEPSDINEASQTAGLAQTKSVSAGKDWTGSRLVTPKAARSKR; encoded by the coding sequence GTGAGCGCGACCGCGGACCACGCGGAGGAGCGGACCAACCCGGCATCACGCCTGGGGTTCGAGCCCGGACAGGTGGTCCAGGAGATCGGCTACGACGACGACGTCGAGCAGGAACTCCGTGAGGGCATTGAGGCCATTACCGGCCAGGATCTCGTCGACGAGGAATACGACGACGTCGCTGACGTCGTCGTGCTCTGGTTCAGGGACGAGGACGGCGACCTTACGGACGCGCTGGTTGACGCCATCGGTCTGATCGAAGAGGGCGGCGCGGTCTGGCTGATGACTCCGAAGACAGGCCGAGACGGCTATGTCGAGCCGAGCGACATCAACGAGGCCTCGCAGACCGCAGGCCTTGCCCAGACCAAGAGCGTCAGCGCCGGCAAGGACTGGACGGGCAGCCGTCTGGTCACCCCGAAGGCGGCGAGGTCCAAGCGCTGA
- a CDS encoding TetR family transcriptional regulator: protein MLRPGLRELKKQRTRDALLRAALELFTTQGYEQTTVDEIAEAVEVSQRTFFRYFANKEEAALSVQRLAESQFLAALRERPAEESPFEAMNRAVLASWDSIGEAIEAVIPIELHMRTHQMIESTPALLAAHLRQSAELEEQVAQLIAEREGLDVNTDPRPRVAVAAYTGVMRLTGRIWGQGQDVSVEAIRELTVTHLAHIGPALAGNWRNSPTPGARGA from the coding sequence ATGCTGCGGCCCGGACTGCGCGAGCTCAAGAAGCAGCGCACCCGCGACGCCCTCCTGCGCGCCGCACTCGAACTCTTCACCACCCAGGGCTACGAGCAGACGACCGTCGACGAGATCGCCGAGGCCGTCGAGGTCTCCCAGCGCACCTTCTTCCGCTACTTCGCCAACAAGGAGGAAGCCGCCCTCTCCGTACAGCGCCTCGCGGAGTCGCAGTTCCTGGCGGCGCTGCGCGAGCGGCCGGCGGAGGAGAGCCCCTTCGAGGCGATGAACCGAGCGGTGCTCGCTTCCTGGGACTCCATCGGCGAGGCGATCGAGGCCGTAATCCCGATCGAGCTCCATATGCGGACGCACCAGATGATCGAGTCGACCCCGGCTCTGCTCGCCGCCCATCTGCGCCAGTCCGCCGAGTTGGAGGAGCAGGTCGCCCAACTCATCGCCGAGCGCGAGGGCCTTGATGTGAACACCGATCCGCGGCCGCGTGTCGCCGTCGCCGCGTACACCGGTGTGATGCGGCTGACCGGCCGCATCTGGGGGCAGGGGCAGGACGTGAGTGTGGAGGCGATCCGCGAACTGACCGTGACCCATCTCGCCCATATCGGACCGGCATTGGCCGGAAACTGGCGTAACTCGCCCACACCCGGCGCACGCGGAGCGTAA